cgttttcgaaaCCGCCGATTCGTTATCTGACCCTGACATGAATTGTAATTTAACTAATTTTACAAGCGTTGGCTTTTCCTGCTCTTCTTCTCAATCGCAGTACATAAAtggtttctcaaaaatattagGAATAGGATCCGCTGCTTGAAATCATCCAAACGTCAGTACGTCCAGGTTTTCCAGTGAATTGGTTCACCTTGGAATAAGTTCGTTATTCGTTTATGCCCTTGCACGTTTATGCCCTCTTCCGAAACGCTCTGGATTTGCCTAGATGGTCGGGGAGCTTTCAAATTCCGTAATAGGAGCTGCCTATTACGGATGATGAAAAACTCCGTGACAACTCAaagtgaaatatgagaaagcAATGTCAGAATTGCTTCTATGCACTCATAATTTCGATTATTTATAAATGTGCAAAATTGCAGTTCGATTCATTTTTGATTGCTGTTTTTTGGGGGTCCATCTTGTGTGCATTGAATTGAACAAGtaagtaaacaagtaaatagaTACTGTCATCGACAGTTGATGAATCTCGTTTTTTTAATATCAATTTAAACCAAtacttatttgattttttttcattgattgaATTCGCtaacattttgcttttttgttcattttattcctTGTAATTTCTTCCAGTGTTTGAGTGAATTCGTCCTCACGTACATAAGAGTTCCATATTTCCTAACATCGTTCCTATCTTTCTTGTTCTCAACCGTCCATCctacaaatctttttttttcctccaaaaattGACTGATATTATTTTCTAACAATATACTAAATAATATGTAGAGCTATTGCACGTATCCAAATAATCGCAGGTCACCGTGGCTGAAAGCGACTGTCACCGTGAAGCTGTAACCCCAGAAACAAGTATAAACACTGCATTAGGtacttattactactattactacttTACTTAGGTATAAATGGCATTTCCCAAATCCTTGCCCTTATTATTCACCAAATGTTATCGCTTGCCATCATGCGTTCCCTACAGATGCGCATGTCTGCAACATATTACGTACGCACTTTGCACCATCGTTCTCCTATTGATAGCAATCGTTGTTTTCGCTTTTATTCCGACGAGGAATAACGAGCATGTCTTGTAGTTCTCCGTTCTCTAACCGGATACGAAACTACTCATCACAACATTTATAGATGAGATCAAACAAATACCCAGTATGTAGTACGTATGAAGCACCattaaacaacaagaaaaaaaaaacaagcaaaacgTTAAACATCGGTGAAGTCAGAGAAGTACGCATGTTGAAGCGCACCTTCAGCATCTAGACGACCATTCGGATTACAGACAAGCAgcctctggaaaaaaaaaacacatatgattattgcccatgttcgactctgtctttgaatctcggcatgttgaaacatagtttttaattgattttcttgagctgtagccaagattgttattgatcgtctttattaaacaaaagctaacgtttcggcgttatcgccggAAACATATGATTAATTTAAACACAACCGGATTTCAATCTTCTTTTTAAGCACTAAACGTTAATGTGCGAAGAAGTAAATATTTAGCCCCTATATATAATATCCTCTACCTCAATCGAGAAGTATcaacataataaataacaccACCTTCGGGGCTGACCTAATTCATACTGAAATCCGATGTATATCCTGAACGGAATTTACATTCCTGTAAATGAATGGAATTGATCCAGAGATCCAGGAAACTTCAACAGTAATTAGTAACCACTTTTTCTGTATCTCCTTCCTTTTCTACCGCATGACCggcaattttctaatttttttttcatataaaacATGGGACAATGATCACAACCAGCAACAATGTGATCtcaaagaaaatagagaaCGCCCTTGCTTCACTTTCTGATTACGTTTTTCCTATGCTAAAAATGGATCAAATTCTGCAGttctttccacaaaaaaaatcatgaaaataagAACTATGAGGATCCGATTATAAATAAACTTAGTGGGGCTAAAATTGATCTAAACTAATATCccaaaaagtaaaattgaGATCAAAATCTATCTACTACGGGGTTCATGGGGCGTTGGACATATGTAGTTTATTTACACTTGTACAAACTCCAGATAACACCGTGATTAAACGTACCGATCACAATTTTTGCTCGAGTCTTGGgatcatgatttttttctgagttctaacgcctcatttctttctcttcttactATTATTAGGAAAGTCGAAATAAAATTCTCGTAAGATTGATTATCAGGGAAACCAATTATGTATTCAGTTTAGTGTTTACGTCAGTTCGTAAACACTAAACTATATAACGGATTTCCCTGACAATTGGTCCCCTGATCCTAACTTCGTAAATGGTATTCAAATATTGCATGCACACCATCAATGCGTGCGGCAATGCATTTTCTTCTCCCCATGCAGATAGAGACTTATTTAGATTTATGAGGAGCCGTAAGGGAAGAAATATTGTACCCTAAATGGCAGGTGatatgatttgaaaaaaaaaacaacaagaatcCCAAATAATGGTGAACTTTATGAAAAATGTCTACATACACTTAATTAAATAGAATACAACACCTCTATTATTTGCAGAAATCGAGTAAATGGCGCGATTAGAGGGATTTCCAAGAATTAATCGCCTACATCCTCCTTCTTAGCTAAGCTTTTTGGAAAATCAGCTATTTTCAGCACAATGTGCCACCGTATGCAGCAAAATAACGTGATGTTGATCTCTTTCAGAATAGAGGATTTGCTGAGAGGAGACATAAATATCACTTAATTCTCGGAAGAAACAGTGATGTGCATCCGGACTAACGCAAAATAGCAATTGACTACAAAACAAGGATGCtgcactacaaaaaaaattccaattgaCAAAAAAGACATGGTCCCTTTATATTTTCTGTCAgaccattcaaaaaaaaagagaaaaaaaaactgaacgaaATAACTTGATAATGTAAAACgctaacgaaaaaaaaagaaggaataacccttttgaaatttcctatACAAATATCAGCGAATAGTCACTTTCACCATTCTCATTATTCTAGAACTATGAATCTCAACTAAACTGAAACATTTCGTAACGGACATCCGTTTCGGAAGCAATTTGATTCCTcatttcctcctcttttttcacgttttttgaacaaattacCAGAAAATCACCAGAATTTCATCGTTAAACTCTCCCACTTTTCTAGAACtgtgggaaataaaaaaaaagaacattttggaTTCATTAACATCCGGTTCAATCCTTCCTGATGCAAATGTCTGCGCGATAATAATCGATTATCGCTGCCTATTTATCGAGGACGTGCGCGTTACTgaacgatttcaaaaaaaaaaaaaaaaaaaaaaaaaacgcgatcACTAACCAACGACACCTCATTTTGTTCGTTCATTCAGGTACTGTTTGAAACAACGTTAACTACAGCAACTAGCCTACaccatcgatcggaggttcgaatccgccctagtgctcaccaagcctttcatccctccggggtcgataaattggtaccggacttgtctgggaggataaaaaccgtgacttgacacatcggctagccaccgcaaatcattgtataggccagttacacgttcgtgaacctcaaacgattctgaattgaagtgaacgtgggggcgcatcccgagcggattgattaacaccagacactttacccCTTTAACCTTTTATCTAACGATCCGTGCATGTCACAAGATATAGGAGGATCCTTTTTTCGAGCTGAAGCGCTTTTAAATCTGTATTGGTCCACATGCACGAGATTTATGTGATGTTTCTGAGACGAGCCCTCTATTTTGAGAGAGAGTAGTGTCCTATCCACAATATACACAATATTGGAGTAAAAATCCCTGATTTCTTCACTGTGCACCGTTATCGGGCCCCCGATTAGGACTCTTACGTAGATATATTCGCTACAGTACGCTCACTTAACACTACAGATTTGCAGCATGTCACTGGGCTCGATCGATATCAACCGGATGCTGCGCATTGCTCAAAATCATCACCGTATCCGCTTACGCATCAAAAATCAGGTCATTTTGGCCGTACTTTAGACAAATGGACAGCCAAGAACTAGACGTCAACAGACATttcagtgaaaagaaaaaggaaaatcactTGCACAGTAACTGTGTGGTAGGCAATgatgcaacgaaaaaaaattcatcgaGGGAAACACAAGGAAGCGTGCGGTCGCTTGTCCGAAATTAAAATGGTCCTTGACCAAATATCTCCACTAGAACTGATCGAGTCACTCTCTTCTtaataattttagaaattcgTCACGAGAAATGTCATATACGTGAAATTTCGCTTAGCTTCTCTCGCGTGGTTCTGAATGTGATGGTCATTACTGATGAGGACATCCTGGgatgaacaaatgaataattaattgaAGCGGTTTCACCGGGAATGAAATGAGGATACACAGGAAAGGGTTCGTCTCTAGAACCGCTATCTTCAATTATTAACACTTTGACGACGGCGCGGCTCAacggcggtttttttttcttggacgCGTGGGATAATGCGGATCATCGGCGAGCCGTGCACTTCTAAACGGCTATCTTTCAtgactttctatttttctttgaaaagtattttgtatttagtgggcttattgttatttattatttaattactacTTCTTTGTTCAAATGTAACTAGTAAAATTCGATTTGCGCCAGATATGCGAAAATTATAGGGTTAATAAAACGTcgaagtatgaaaaaaaatctttgcacTACTACATCCTTTCAAATGGGTgtgttgcagaaaatagctgCTGAGAGCAGTTCCAactcgttgtttttctttgtgtttattgtttttcctcTTATTGCGTTTCTCGTTTTGAATTACTAACAAATAAAGTAGAGTGAAAGCGAACCCGACATTTCATTTAAGATTAGAAAATTCCCAAATATCTATTTGGGCTCCCATACGACCAGGAAAAAAGCAGccaaaacttaaaaaaagacaatgacCTACTTTTTTGTCCGAGCCCAGACCTGTAGGCTAAGGTAAGAAGCGGATGTGCTGAAGTCGCAAGTCCCTTATCGTAATCGCTAGCCAACCAACAACATAACGGTAGCCAGCAACGTTTTTCGATGTTTATGGCGCCGCAGCGTGCGATCACATAATTTTATGGCCAACTGACACGACGTTCTCTATCGTATGCCGTTTCTTTTCGATCGTCATAGCGTACTATCTATTCATTGGAAAAAGACAACATTAGCAGCTGTACGTAGCTCCAATTTACATCCACATTTTCACTAATTCTTCTAGTAACTCCTAAAAATCTCAGTTCCCAAAGTTTCAGTACCGAATCAACGCTTAGAGGTCTTTTTATCATTGTGGATGTATCCAGAAACGTGTACAGCCCTTCTTAACGACTCGTATGTTCGACATATGCAtagaaatctattttttttcctatgcaTACGTCGAACGTCGTTTTCTACAAAAACTACCAAATGTTAGGTGCTACGTACACCAATGGTTATTCACACCGGAGTAACGGTGCATACAGGCCCCctacaattttatttattttaattttaattgtttttattgtaattttgACAAAACCAAGAATACTTTGGATGAAAAATCACATTAGAATATCTGTCTTTTAGTTATCATGTTATCACCTATGGTGCTGCGTAGTAACCGAATGTTTCTAAGGTACTTACGATAATAACGTCTCCAATATAAGACCGAAAGCCATCCATACATGGAAACGGCCGCAAGAGAAAACATCTCCTATGCGTATGAAATGTTTGCTCTCGTGCTCTACACTCTCTGGAACGATTCTTCCGTTTTCTCTACGTCTCtcaagccaaaaaaaaagtcccacGATCGAAGTTAGTAAACTTCTATCGAATTTCACGAAGTGAGGGATAGAGTGGAAATAACTGTTTTCAGCCAACGACGATCACCGATGTTATAGGAATGAGATGAAATATACATTTAAGAAACTTCTTCCGGAGACATCTTGCTtccacagaaacaaaaaatggtaGGAACAATTGTATTTTCCATGGATACCAGCAGTATTAAAGGATATTCATTTCGCTACGAATAAAAGACGAATGAAAACAACCCCTTCCTGAACAACAACTGCACGAGAACTATTTCAAATTATCTGGTCATTCTAAGAATTCGGAGATGAGTGCAATGAGAGCTCATTTAGTGGCTGGTACATCTCCGCACCTCGAGCTCATCAAGATTTCTATTGTAAAAACTTGTTCTCTTAAGTCTTACCTGGAGAAGGTCGCGTCCACTTGCGGACATATTAGGCACTACTTGACCCCATGTCATTGCTGGATGGTATAATGGCATAGGCTGAAatgaaatcatgaaaattgGAACCTAGTGCACACAGGGAATAAAATGCTACAAAATAAGCTCGAATGTGTAAGTTCATAAACTGTTAACAGTATGTCAAAGTATCAAACGCTATCAGATAAAGCAGAGAGGAACGCCACCTTGAAATCGGGCAACTGAGATAGCCCAGGCCAAGTATCATCCGTAGGTGTCCCCAGCTGTTTGAATATCCTCTTCAGTTGATCGTCCACGTCTGCGCCAGGGAAAAGTGGTCGACCAGCGTTTGAGATTTCTAAAAGTACATGGTTTTAATCAACAAAAAGAGCTTTCAAAGTGCATTTCcggaaaaatacaataataaaggAAGCAGTGAACATACCAGCAAAAATACATCCAGCCGACCACATATCTATAGAAGTATTATACAATTTCGCTCCAAACAATACATCAGGCGGTCGATACCATAAAGTTACTacctttaaaagaaaaacaataagaacTGAATAAGTATAAAAACATATCGGGATCAAGAATTCACAAACCTCTGCACTATAACATCTAACAGGAACCCCGAACGCTCGAGCAAGGCCAAAGTCAGCCAGTTTCAACTGGCCATTCGAATTGATGAGCAGATTTTGTGGCTTGAGGTCACGATGAAGGACGTGATGCGCGTGACAAAACGCTAATCCGCGTAATAACTGCAGCATCAACGATTTCGCCATCTGAATCAggattgttgagaaaaaagaaagaaaaaaagtaaagaagaaaaaagaaagaagatgaagaaatcaaaaagaactGCGTTTCCTATTCTCAAATAATAAGGAAAAACGTCGAAAAATTCATCGGAACCTCACCTGCTGATCAATATGACCATTAAGTGAATCGAAAAACTTCTTGAGGTCTTGATCACAATATTCGAAAACCAATGTCAACTTGCTTTCCGAATAAATCACATCATATAATCGAACGACGTTTCGATGTTTCAACTCTCTCAGAATACAGACTTCGCGTAACGCAGAACTTGGTAcaccctaaaaaaaaatgaagtattgCCGTCGTAAAAATTAACAGAGCTATATTTGCAAAGATTCAGTTCAACCTTTCTTTTGTAATTCGCCTGTAAATTGTTGTGTGGGGAAAAATCAGTGATTAGAAAGGTAGTAGAAGACTAAGGACATAGAAATTACCTCGAAACAAATGGtaatagtaaatataaataatgagaaaaacagTCAGTTCAGTTCGATTAATTGCCGAACGAGATATTCCACCTTTATAACAACTCAACAATACGATAGTATGACAATAACGATaacagaacaaacaacaaacaataaacaacaatataaCAATAACGATACGATAACAACACACCATCCTCctcctcctgttttttttttcttttctttttttttggaacccGCGACGAGAAGACTAGTGAAGCGTTGTGATGAGAGGGCGGAGTCGAGAATTCCTGATTGGCTCATTGAATCGCCGTTCATCAATGGACTAAGGAGCCAAAACAGGCCATATTTGACACGTTGAAATAGAACAAGTAACCATTTTAACAACTTAGGAGAATAAGCCAATCGTAGTACTCTCACCCCGCCCCTTTTCACTCTTGATCTTGAAGAAACGTCAATAattctatctattttattGACTGTACGTATCGAATGTCCCTAATTTGTGAACGAGTGGGATGCTATCAGGATCTTCTCACGTCAATTATataaacagaagaaatgtTTATATTAGTTTCAGAATGTTGTATTAGTTTACGGCCGGCTGGCAAATTTGCTAAGCATTGCTAGCTTGCATCTTTGGACACATTTCACTAAGAATAGGCATCTCTAGTCCACATCTTTAGGCATATTTTACTGAGAATACACAGCTACGACCAAGTCTACCGATTTAATTTTGCACATAATGAAACTTCTGACCATCATTTCGTCCCACACAGACTTTTAGACACCTAATCATCCCATATTAAACCGAAGTAAAGAATTGTCACAAGAAACACCATGGGTAAAATAATATCCATGACGCCGTCATGTTTACAACGTTTGTTTTTTGACGGAAACTATACACTTCTACTTTTCCCCGTTCCtcaatgaataaacaaacagaCCTTGTTGCAGCAGCAATCGTTTCGTTTCGCCATATTGGAAATTCTTTTATGttaaaatccgaaaaaaaaaattattaatttacatAATGTAAATAACATGGGAGGTAAATTTTCAAATCCCATTTGAAAACTTTGCTCTGTTAGATATCCACGTTTTAAAAATCAGCGATTCGCGAGCGAGGAGCTCACAAAATTAGCGGAGAATGTATTGAAACAGaagttttgaagattttttcccCAATAAGGACTGGGCTTATGTCATTTAATCGGTTACATTAGCTTCAATAATTAGTTATAATGCAATAATATATCATTAAAACTAATTATTGGAAGTaactaattaaataattaataattcaataataataatataggtTTTGGCAATAATTGATagttttggaaatattttagtGTATTCCTACAATTGCAACAAATATCCTTTAAAAGTCCATTTCCAGTCGGAGTCAAACGATTCAACCGGGTGAGTGCGTTCTTCATCACATACTCTCTCTacacttcttttcctctctctctatttctcttcttcctctctctctctctttttcctctcatCCCCTTATATCGAAGATGCACCTCGTTCAATCAGTTGAGCGTATTCGGCGCTCTCCAAAGTCATCTGCTTGGACTTGTTGTGTGACTTGTATTCCTCAAAATAAACTCTAAGCGGATTTCATATTCTGCATTTATGCATAAGCACATTTAAGCACAGAATACAAAATCGACCGTGAAACATCCGTATGACCTCTACTGGAGAGCTGTGTAAAAGACAACGACGCGTACACTCTGTGTACAGTCCGCAATGTGTGCTTTATGCGTCAGAATCGACGTATTTCTTACGCGACACTCGCTCTCTGTGTTCAAGTTGAACGTAGTCGATAGTCTAGTTCAACCGTCCGTTTAGAGCTCACCTCATCATCGTCGTCGAGTCGAACCCTTTTCAACGCAACGACTTCACCACCCTCCTTATTACGAGCTTTGAACACTGTGCCGTAAgtacctagaaaaaaaagtgcaatggGAGATTCCTGTGAACAATGTTTGACTTGCATCGTTTACCTTCGCCGATCTTCTCCAACTTGTCATATTTTTGCATTAACTGACAGCGGTGGACAAATAGACAGCCTGAGAACAGATTTATCTATGGGGAAGATCCGTAAATACAATTGGACGAAATTTGCGGACAAGAAATGCTATACCGTCAAAATCGATACGGGTGGCTACAGGAAAACACCGTTGCAACGAAGCGAAAACGAAAAGCGTACATAGACATGGTAGCTGTATTAGCGGCTTCAGTAGTGAACACAATCACAATTCGCAGCaatattttcccaaaaaaaaagtcagtgaAGAGAACAAGTGTGTTGGATTTGTGGATACAAATGAAAGGCACTAAAAATATGGACAAATATTGTTGTATATACGTGCAACAACGTTCAAAAACTTTACAGAGCATATGCATAGGGAATGATTTGTGGGGATGACTAGCATGATTGCATGAATCATACCAGTCATCCTCACAAATCATTCCGCACGTGCACGCAACTTCCATCGTGATAGAAGCTTACAAAATTAGCGGAGAGCGTATTgaaacaacagtttttttaaagatttttttttcaaataaaggaCTGCGCTTCTGTCACTTAATCTGTTACAAAAGTCTTAATAATTAGTTAAAATAACATATTAATTCTAGTAATAATTGATAGTTTTGGCAATATTTTAGTGTATTTCTGTATGAaatactctttcttttttctgtcataATAGAATAATCGAATTGAAAAAGATAGTGCATTTTAGATAAAAGGCCTAACAATCTATGTTCAATTGCTTCCTAATAGCATTATTTTCTAACACAGCCTACAACACTTCGCAATAAAACATCCTGTCAACGAGAAGAGCGGCAGGCAATCACAcatctcatgttttttttagtgtaaGGCTACCGCTAAGAGGAAAGAGATTTGATTTGATGACAGACATCCTGGGTCATGAGGCATTTTCAACGTACATTGTGACGAACTCAATCAGGACAATAAACTCATTGCAAGCAAGCCTTATCAGCAATTTTCCGATAACCTGCCTGAAGAGAACATCTACGGAAAgcaaatgaaaacaataataagaTGCCCTTTCCAATATCTACGAGCAACTAAAATTTCATATGACCTAATGAATCACTTCTCCGTGGTGCAGGAATGTTGCTCACATTGGTAGAATCCTGGAGATGTAGTGGTATGAGGAGAGGCAAAGTCCAGGAGTATATATGATATGAAGAAAGTCCTTAATGTATAATTATTCTCTATAGTTGATACTGGGAACGAATGAGGAGTAGGTGTTTCAGTGGAGAACTTTTTGTGTTCcaaaataaaggatgaaggatgaaGTGTGGGGCGcaaattaatccgcttgggatgcaccaacggaTTCACTTCAACgtagaatcgttcgaggttttaTGAACGTGGGTGTAGCCTGACTGACTTGACTGACTTGCGGacgctagccgatgtatcacgtcagtgttttcatcgtcccaaacaagtctggtaccaatttgacCATCGACTCCGGACGggtgaaaagcttggttggcactagagtggattcgaacctccgatcgatcgtgtagtcaCAGGGTCACAgagcgactgcgctacacccgcccgtgTTCCAGAGTATTTCCTCATCATCCGCTCCCTACGGCAATGAATGTAAGCGCTTCCAAGGCTTACAGATCCACCCACAATTCTAGGTATGGAATAGTTCCGGCGTCTGTCTG
This is a stretch of genomic DNA from Necator americanus strain Aroian chromosome II, whole genome shotgun sequence. It encodes these proteins:
- a CDS encoding hypothetical protein (NECATOR_CHRII.G4781.T1), which codes for MQKYDKLEKIGEGTYGTVFKARNKEGGEVVALKRVRLDDDDEGVPSSALREVCILRELKHRNVVRLYDVIYSESKLTLVFEYCDQDLKKFFDSLNGHIDQQMAKSLMLQLLRGLAFCHAHHVLHRDLKPQNLLINSNGQLKLADFGLARAFGVPVRCYSAEVVTLWYRPPDVLFGAKLYNTSIDMWSAGCIFAEISNAGRPLFPGADVDDQLKRIFKQLGTPTDDTWPGLSQLPDFKPMPLYHPAMTWGQVVPNMSASGRDLLQRLLVCNPNGRLDAEGALQHAYFSDFTDV